In Thermosulfurimonas sp. F29, the sequence GAATCGTAGAGAAAGCCCGCTTCGGTTTGGAGGCGGGGAGTCTCTTGAGGGTGCCACATCAGCCAGTGCTGGCGCAGGCTGACAATCTCCATGTCCAGCATCCGCTCAAGCCCCAGCTTTTCGCTTTTGAGGCGTTCCCCATCAAAAGCCGCGGGAATAGAGGGGTGCAATCCGATTTCATGGCCCTCTTCTGCTATTCGAAGCAAAACCTCCCGAAGCACATATTTCCGTCCGTCAAAGGCAATCTTTTGGGTCAACGAATAAAGAGGATCCCGGGGATCCTGGCTGTATCCCAAGTAAAAAGGCACAAAGAAAGTGGCCCGCACCTTATGTTTTCGGTAAACTTCCAAGTAATCTTCAAGATCCGTATCACCATTTCTCCTCATCAGGCCATACACGGAGGCCAAAATCATCTTGGGTTCGTGCTTCCGCAAAGCCCACACCAGCTTTCGCAGATATTCCTTCCTGGTGAAAAAGGAATCCAGGTCCATGGTGATACAAACCGCAAACCGTTTTCCATAGTAAGAAGGCGGCTCCCACAATCCCCGTGAGATGATAAACTCATCAAGATAGGGACGAAAAATGGGCAGATCGTAAAAGGGCCTTTGGGAGGGAAAATCCAGTGGCAACCCTTCTTTAGTCCACTCTTCTCGTTCGAGCCATTTGAGCCAGTGGTGCATCATATTCGCTTCATCATCCGATAAAGAGCGTGAAAAATCTGAAAACGAGGTGACATGTAACGCACGGCATAATACGGAGTCAGTACTCCACCAAACTTTCTAAAGTAACGCTCAATGGAAGGAATTTCAGATCCCTCAAAATCAAACCGTTTAAGTCCTATGCTTTTCGCAAAACGAATGGCTTCCCACATGCCTAAAGGTCCGGCACCATGATGACGCTTTTCCTGATCATAACCTCCGAGAAGGTAGTAAGCGGTCGTCTCATCCCACACGATGAAGGTAAAACTGATTGGTGTATCTCCCTGCTTCACCAGCCAACCCCGTCCCCAGCCTTCACCAAGAGACTTCTCCATTATCCTTCTGGCCAGGCCAAGCCACGGCACAGATCGACCCTGACGGGCAAAGGTTTTTCGTATAAGACCTGCGGCTATTGATACAGATTGAATGTCTAACGAGACGACCTGAAGTCTATCGTTGTAGGCTTTTCTAATGTCATTTCTACGAGTTTTATCCATATTTCTCCACAACTTTTCCTCATCAAATTCTAAATCAAGAATATAAGTATATCGCACTTCGACTGTAAACCCTGCAAACTTAAAGGGCAGTAAATCATGTACTCCAGGAGGGAAAGCAATATAAACATAATCTGGGCGTTTGTCCTTAATAGATTTTGCATAGAAATCCAAAGCTTCCCGTGTAGCGCATTCTTTAGGAAGCCCCAAGTAAGGCGTTAGTGGAGGATGAGTAATAACACGCAGGCCGAAACGATTTTTAAAAACCAAAGGCAAAACCATCTCATCTTTTACCAGATAACTAAAAAAATAAGCCTCTTTATACAAATCCAACCATTTAGGCTGAACAAAAAGATGAGGTGATATCATTATATCCCCAGAATCATTTTCATTTACTATGGATAACTATCTAAATTACCAAATCTATCAATCACCAAAGCTTTCAATTTTTCCGTATTAATTTCTGGTACAGACAAATCTTTATTTACTTCAGAAGAATTTAGTATACCTTCAAAGCGAGGATAATTACGAGAAGTCCTAACCCATGGATAAAAAGATGATATCCTTATTAATTCCTCTTGCGGATTATCAACTAAATCTTCAAGCTTAATAACCAAAAATTTGTCCGGATAGACATTAATAAAATGCTCGATATATTTATATATAGCAGCAATTTGATCTAACACTTCTTCATATGGGCTATTGGCTTTAATGTCTGGCGGTTTCACAGAAAACCAGTTACTCAAAGATCCGCTAATTCTAACTCTTGCAATTAAGATAGATAAAGCATTATAATAAATTTTCCTTTTAACTACAATAAATTTAGATTCTGGCATAACGGAAAGAAAATGCTGGAGCCGTAAAGAATTATAGACATTTTTAAACAATAAAGGTCGATCAAATAATCTTTCTAAAAAAATTAGAACTTTGCGCATTTTACGAAGACTTCCCGCAGGTACATATTCGACAAAATCCGGAGACTTCGGAAACCATCTGTACCAAAAAGAGCCACACTCACTTGGTGATAGAAAACCGGACACATAACCGTAATGAGAATGATAAGGAATACAAGATACACTAATATTTAAAATCCTTAAAAAAAATTGTACTAACGAGGGAAATCCGTAAAAAAAACAATGCAAATTCGAGAGGAATCCATACTCGAAATTATTAATTAGAATTTGATATAAAATAGTAGTACCACTTCTTGGCGCACCTATTATAAACAATGGAGGATTTTTAAAGTTATTAGAAGAAACATTACAAGCCAAAAAATTTTCTATATGGCTTAACATTATGTTTGAGGTTTTATAAACTAAACCAGCAATATATTTAAAATTTTTCATGACATAGACCTCCTCTCTAAAATCCGAAAATCTCTCAAAAACTTGAGTTATAACTTGTGCACCGATGGTCTCTCCTATCCAGAAAACATAAGCAAAAACACCGTGACCTCATCACAGCCTGTTTCGTTCACAGGAAAATCACCCAAGCGATAGCCGAGACGCCGCAGAGCAGGCTGCAGATGCACGGAGAGAGGATAATAAACCGCTGTATCTATCCCCTCCTTTCGTAAAAAATCCTGCAAAGCGTTCCGGCGACCGCCCAATACCCGTACCACCACCCGTAAGCCGTAGCGAAAGGCGATATCCATATAGCGTAAGGTCTTACTCGCATTCCAAAAAAGCACTTACCACTTTTTCCAGAATATCCTTACGCTCAAAATACAAAGGTTCTATGGGTAAACTCAAAACACTTTTGGAAACTGTCTCGGCATTCTTCAGACTTCCGAATATCTCCATTCGGGTCCGACGGAAAACCTCCATTCGATGAAGCGGAACCGGATAATACACCATGGTGTGGACCCCCTTCTCCCTCAATCCTTCCCGCACATCATCTCTGTTCCTTCCCCGCACCCTTACCGTATATTGATGATATACATGAAAAGCTTTTTCGTGCTCCACCGGAAGAACTAGCCAGTCTATTCCTTTTAATTTCTTATGATAAAATTCGGCTATTTTCCTGCGTTTTTCCGTAAATTCATTTAGATATTTTAGTCTGGTAAGTAATATGGCTGCCTGAAGGGTGTCGAGTCTGGCATTGTAACCTATGTGCTCGGGACGATTTTTGTCTCTTCCACCATGCGTGCGAAGCATTTTGATGATATCCGCAAGCTCATCATCATCCGTCACTATCATGCCTCCGTCTCCAAAGCCTCCGAGAGGTTTAGTGGGAAAAAAGCTAAAACAACCGGCATCGCCGAAACTCCCGGTTTGTTTACCGTTCCACCGAGCCCCTAAACTTTGCGCACAATCCTCCACCACAAAAATTCCCGCTCCTCGAGCAAGCCTCATTATCCGGTCCATGTCACAGGGGTGTCCGTAGAGATGGACCGGTAAAATTCCCACCACTCTGTTTTCATATTTCTCAAGAGTTTTTTCGACTTCCTCAGGGTCAAGGTTAAAGGTATCAAGAGTTATGTCTACAAAAAGAGGGGTTGCCCCGGCCCTTAAAATGGCCTCTCCGGTGGCGGTAAAAGTGAGGGGGGTAGTAATCACCAAATCCTCTTTATCCCAATACTCCTTTCCCTTAAGTTTGATTGCCAGGGCCCTTAAGGATAGCACCAAAGCATCCGTGCCGGAAGATACCCCTATGGCATGTTTGACACCGATGTAATTAGCTAATTTCTGTTCGAACTCCGAAACTTCCGACCCGAGTATGTATTTGCCACCTGATGCACACTTTAATATGACATCATCAATTTCCTCCATCAGATGTCTGTATTCTTTCTGCAAATCCAACAGGGATATCGTTTTATTCTCCTCTTGACCAAAAAGTTCTTGGTTATATAACGCCTCCTCGGGTGTTAAAACCGATAAACCATTTGAGGGGAATTTCCTGTCTTTTGTAATTATCAAACCATCTTTAGCCACTCTTTTAAAAGATAAAGATATCAAAGCATCTTCACCGTCTTCAAAAGATAAGGCATTCAATGCATCCATACCAGTAGTAGTAATTACCTTAAATCTGCTAAAGAACTTCTTCTTGAATTCCTTTTTGTTTGCGTTATATTTATTGAGAAAATAATCAAGAACAGCTACCATAGAAGCCGTTACAAACAATTCATGATAAGAATCGGCCAATTTATCTAAGAGTGCACTACTAATCTCATCTCTATTTAAAACTGCATCCAAAATCACATTGATATCAACGAGTATTTTAGCCACAATATTTCTCCTCTAAATATTTATGCCATTCTTCTTTAAAATCTATCTTTCTGTTTGGATTTTTTTTTAGGGTTTTTCTTAATTCTTCGGTGAAAGATCTTTTTATCAATAAAACATACAATTCCACTTCATCTGCCTGAATATTTTTAAGATTTCCGCAAAAAGGAATCAAGAAACCCTCTTCCGTTCTCCTGGCAATAACCCTCATATCTTTTCCTCCAATACTATAAATTTTTCTCCGTCAAGTATGTATTTACTTCCACAATTTGCACAAACTAATTCCTCTCTTTTCTCACTCTTTGTCTTTCGTGTAAGCACCACACCGCACTTACAGACCCATCCGGAATGCCTGGCCGGAACCCCCAGAAAAAGAGCATAATCGGGAACATCAGAGGTCACCACCGCCCCGGCTCCAATAAACGAATATCTGCCGATTGTTACTCCACACATGATGGTTGCATTAGCTCCTATAGTAGCCCCCTGTTTTACCCGTGTTGGCTTAAATTCGTGCTTTCTTTCAATAAAGGCTCGTGGAGTTATAACATTGGTAAAAACGCAAGACGGACCACAAAATACTCCATCCTCCAGAGTTACTCCTTTATAAACAGAAACATTGTTTTGAATTTTACAGCCATCTCCTATCACTACATCCGGCCCAATCATTACATTTTGCCCGATTATACAATTTCTACCTATTATTGTATTTTGAAGAATATGAGAAAAATACCAAATTTTAGTACCTTCACCAATTTTCACATTTTCGTCTATGTAACTTGAGGGGTGGACAAAAAACGACCCACTCTCAAAAATTTGACCTTTTATTTCAATAACTTTGCCCTCTCGAAGAGCATCTTCACAAGATTTTAATATCTTTAGAACCCTCAATCCTTCCTCACCGTCCGTTCGCGGACGCTTCCTCTCAAGTACACATTCAATAAAGTGTTTCATCTCTTCTTTTAGTGGCTCAAGTGGTTCTACCTCCACGGTGTAACATTCCGCCTTATGAGCTACTGGAATCTTTCCATTCTTCCATTCAATTCGATGGGGATAAATAACAAGTTTTTCATCACTGACATCATTAAACACAGCCATAGCTTTTGAGCCCACTACCACCAATTTTCGCTCTTTAAAGGGATGTAACCAGCTTACAAATATATGAGCTTTTATACCACTTTTAAACTCGAGAGTAGTAATAGTTACATCAAATATATCTTTATTTAGTGCTGCCAATCCAAAAGCACCTACTCTAAAGGGTTCCTCTTCTAATAACATCAAAATAATCGAAATATCATGAGGAGCAAAGCTCCAAAGCACATTTTCTTCGGTCCTAAATTTACCTATGTTTAATTGATTAGAGTAAATATATTGAATTTTTCCCAAACCACCATCTTTTATGATTTGTTTCAACTTTATAATCGCTGGATGATAATGAAAAATATGGCCAACCATTAAAATTAGATCTTTATATTTCGAAATCTCGATCAACTCTTTTCCTTCTTCCAAATTTAATACCAATGGCTTTTCCACAAAAACATCTTTATTAGCTAAAAGCGCCTGCTTTGCCTTTTCATAATGAGTAGCTGCAGGAGTAGCAATAACTACTGCCTTAATTTCTCTATTATTTAAGACTTCTTCATAAGAAGAAGTATAATATACATCCGGAAATTTTCTCATTCTTTCAGCGACAATTCTTTCATCAATTTCACACACTGTATGCAAAACTTTCAATTCATATAGAACTCTCAATAAATTTTTACCCCAATATCCAGCTCCAACCAATGCTACGAATCTGTTATTCTCCATAATCACTTCCCCCATATCTAACGATATATTAGCGCACCCTTAATAACACCATCGACCGGAAACCATTCGAATATATCCTGGTCAAACTCCACCCTTCCTCCGGAGGAAAGTCTCAACCTACAATCCCATCCTCATACTCAAAATTCCAAAACTAACAGTATAAAATCCATACAAAGACTTAATATAAAACAACATAACTATATTCCAGAAGCAAACACTAAAAAAGCTGGAAATAGCAGCTCCATACAAACCAAACATGGGAATCAACAAGAAATTTAAGCCTATATTAATTAAACACGCCAAAAAAATAACAGCGTAAACGATTTTTTCTTTACCGGTCATTTGAAGAATATATCCCACACTACCACATAGAGCGTTCACGCACTGCCCCAGAGCAAGAAACACCAGAGCCAAGGCCCCCATTCTAAACTCCTCTCCAAACAAGCCCATGAACCATCCGGGAAAAATTAAATACAAAACAAGAACCGGAGCCGAAGTCCAAAAGATTAACTTCGTAGATTGCTGAGCCACTCTTTTTAAACTCTCCAAATCTCCCTTTCCCCAAAACTCGGCAAACTTCGGGGCCGCAATGGAATTTATGGCCGCAAGAGTAAAGCTCGTGATCATGGATAGCCTTACCGCCACATTATATATACCAACCTCTTCCGGCGTGCGCCACATCCCCAGCATTATCGTGTCCGTCCAGGACATTACCATAAAAAGCGAGCTTGACATGAGCATGGGAAAAGAAACCGAAAGTATGTGTTTGAGGGGAACATTTTCTTTGGTTCCGTTTGCTTTAACGAATTCCTCTCGAAGAGAGGCGGCACTCAACAGAAACGCTGCCCCTATTCCGATAACATAAGCATAAATAACCGCTTCCGTACTTTTGATATGTAAATAGGCAAAGAAAATTCCAAGAGAAAATAAGGCGATTAAAAACGGCAGTAAATTTTGAAATATCGTGTATTCTTTTATCTTTTTAAAGGCCCGGAGGCTTTCCGAATTTATATAAAGCAAAACAAAAGGAAGAACGGCAAAAGCCATAAGCCTCATGTAAGGGGTTAAATATTCTTTCCCGAAAACCTTTGCGGAAAGCACGGGCGCCAGGAAATATAGAGCAACGGAAAGGAATAGCGAAAAAGGAATTACCAGACTTACCGATTTAATATATATGCTTCTCGCGGTGGCTCCCTTACCCTGGGCGTTGTATTGGGCTATAAACCTTAAAAGTGCCGTATCCAGCCCGAGTCTTCCAATTACCGAGGTTATCTGGAGCACGGTCAGGCACAGCGCAAAGATTCCCCAGGCGGAAGCCCCAAGGGTGCGGGTGACCGTAAGCGTAAAGGCGTAGGCCACGGCCATGCCGAGGATTCTGAGGACGAAAAAGGTGGCGCCGCCCTTAACCAGCTCCCTGAAATGCGCATCCGCCTCAAGCTTCGCCCGGAGTCTGCTTAGCGCCGCCGCAACCGAGAGACTATTCATAAAGGCCTAATCCACCCCCACTTATCCAGAAACAAAGCTATCTGTAACATAGTGATATATATCACAAAGATTCAACAGACAGAAGTCCCGAGAGTGCAGATAACCGCATACGTAAAGGCATAAGCCGCCCTTGCCCCTTACCAGCTCGGCGAAGTAAGGGAATCTATCCAAAGTCCCTATTTTCAATAAGAAGATCAGATCTCTCTGAAAAATATCTAATAGGCAATATATCTTTCAAATTCACCTTCTCAGATGCATTTAAAATTTCTATTCCCACTATCTTGTCGTCTTTTCCAATATCTAAAATAATATCCTCCATAACTTCCACATTCTTAACATTTTCTTTTTCTATTTCTGAAAAACGTATATATAAAAGATCATATTTATCATCGTAATAAATCTTCATTTCTTAACCTCCATCTTCCATTCTCCATAGAAAACATAAACAGTTATTACCACTATATTATCTTCCTCTTCAGTATAAATAACTCTTATTTTCTTTTCCTCATAAATCTTCCCCATCCATTCCTTCCCAAATTTAAAAATCTTTTCTTTTTGATATTTTCCTTTTTTAGCAAGAGAACTTTCAGCTGTATTCAAAACCTCCCAAATTTCCTCTATTGTAGCACCTCTTTCTTCAGCTCTCTCAAGTGCATGGTTTGTAAAAATTATCTTTTTAGAAAAATTGTTAACCAGCTTTATTTTCATCTTTTATACAAAAAGAGCCCCAAGGATACAAGTAACCGTATCCGCCTCAAGCTTCGCCCGAACTCTACTCAGCGCCACCGCAATTACCATTAAGATATCCCGACAAAAGGATTTACTATTTTTAATCTCCCCTCAATTATCTGACCATGCTGCATGTCCTCTGTATATAAAACTGAACAATCATTCTCTAATGCTGAGGCTATTATTAAACTATCCCAATAATTATATTTATACTTTTCTTTAACGAACATTGCTTTTTTAATATCTCTCTTCGTTATAATTGCAAAATCAAAAATTTCCATAAAAGCATTAGCATAAATATTTTCCATAATTAAGATATTTTTCTTTAGAGATACGGCAATAAACCCATTATATTACTTGAGAACTGACAACTACTTGATTAGCTTTATCTATCAATAATTGCCTGACAATATCACATTTTGGCGAGTTTTCACATATCGCATAAATCAAAATATTTGAATCCACAAAAAATCTATCTAGCATGTACTTCTTCTCTATCAAACCTATAATCTTGAGGCAATTTTCCTTTAGGCTTCGTAAATAGTTTTTTCAATTCTTCGACTTTGTTTACTCTTTTTCCATATTTAAAAATCAAAAACTGATAAAAATCTATTAATTCTTTTTTTGCTTCTTCAGGCAATATTCCAAGATCGAAATCTTTTTCACTAAACTTTTCCATCTTAAACCTCCGGTAAAAATTTACCATTAGCTATCAAGCAGTACACAAAATAGTAAACGCAACCACCTTCCTCCTCCCCACTGCATCACTCTTCACGTCATGGTTCAAATATTCGTCCGCATCCAACCCCGGACTGTATCTCGGCAAATAAACTTTCCAATATTTCTAGAGCTTCGGCAGCATCTATCTTTATATCTTTATCTTTACTTCTTGTCAGAACAACTAGAAATTCAGAAACATTTTTAGAGGTAGTATACAATATATAATCTGATCCCAAAATAACATCAATAGCTTTACCATGAAATTTAGAATCAGCGTCAATCGCATATATTAATATTATTAGTATCAACAAGCAGTGGATTCATAAGCTATTTTTCTAACATTTAAATTATCGTATTGTCCCTTTAAATGAATCGTTTTTCTTTGTTTTTTTCTTTGTTTATCTTCCTTGACAATATCCTCAAGATATTTTTGTAAACAATGAAGCAATTCTTCCGGCATATTATCTATTTCCTTTTTTATTTTCTCTCTAAGCTCCATATTATCCCTCCTGCGATATTCAAAATAACGCAAAAATTCCCCAGGCGGAAGCTCCGAGCGTGTACCTCTAGCTTCGCCTACGAGCTCCTCACCCCCGCGATTGGCATCAAAATTTCTACCATCAACGCCTTTCAAAAAAGCGCCTCTACCCCGAAAGTTCAGGACAAGGCTCAAAAATTCCTAGGTGGAAACCCCAAGAGTGCGGGTAACCAATCCGTTTCAACCTCCGCCCGGAATCTCCTTAGAAGCACCGCAATTAGGATCAAGATGTTCCAACAGAAAGGTTCACTATTTGTGATTCCATTAATATTTTTGGCTTTACCTGTTCGCTTCTTAGCGAATAACTCGAACCTCAATGTCCAGTCGAAGATTCTTCCAAGAGCGATCAGCCGTAATCACCGGAAGCCCAAGCCTCAGGCCGAGGGCGAGGCAGGCCCTATCCCCAAGGGACAGGCCCAGAGAACGGGTCTGAGGCCACAATCCGGCAGCAAGCTCAGCATCTTGCAGCGTAAAGGGTTCGATGGAAAGGCCCAAAGCTTCTAAGTCCTCACGCAACCCCTGAATGTCTACTCCCCAACTCAGGCACTTATAAAGCACCTCCGACCAGTTGACGGCGGAGATTACCGAACGCTCCAGCTCTACAAATTCTGCTCCGGGCTCTTTGTGTAGGAAGGCTAAAAGTGCCGAAGCATCCAAAACGCGATTCATATCTATGTGTTTACCCCTCCTGCCGGACCTCTGCATTGCGCTCGGCGATTAGCTCTTCGGCCAGATCGACCTCCGGGGGTACCGCCGCAAATCTCTGTTTAACCCGCTCGAGTATGGCCTCTTTTCTTTCAAGAATGATCCGTCCACCCTCCACACGGACAATCAGTGGGTCCCCGGGGCGTAGCTCTACTGTTTGCCGTAATTTGGCAGGAATAACTATCCTTCCTTGCTTATCCAAGCGTACTTCCATACTTCCTTCCATAGCAATCCATATTTACCAGATTGAAGTTATTTTTACCATAATCAAAAAAATTTTCCAAGTATTCCTGCTGTCACCATTCCCGTCGCAAGGCCCGCTTGGCCTCAAAGACCGTGCCCTCACCACCGACTTAAACCTTCAGTTATTAAGCGCATAAGTAAGAACACAACCAATATGAGTAGAAAAGCAGCCTATGTCGTTCCCCAACCTTCCAGGTTGAAACCTTTATAAGGAAGGTTTTAGACTTTTTAAAAATTTATCGCTTCATGAACCACTGCTGAATTGAAGGTATTTTAGAGAAATGCTTAACTAAAGCGGAAGTGTCAAAGAAATAATTCATAACCTATCTCGTCTTTCTGAAGTAATCATCTTACTTCTTTTACCATGGACTTTATGTGTTCGATTAGAAATTCCCTAATTTCCATGTCAACTACCTCTCAAATATCTTTTCAAAGCATAACGCAAGAATTGTCCGAATAGAAGCTCCAATAGCACGAATGACCGCATCCGCCTCAAGCTTCGCCCGGAGTCTCCCCAGCGCCACCGCAACCGAGAGATTATTCATAAAAGACTAAGCCACCCCCACTTATCCAGCAACAAAGCTATTTGTAACATAGTGATATATATCACAAAGATTCACCAGACAGAAGTCCCGAGAGTGCAGATAACCGCATACGCCTTAATCTTAGCTAGAATCTCCTCAGTACCACCGCAATTGAGATCAAGATACCCCAATAAACAAATCTCTAACTTTCACCTGCCACTCTTAGTATTTCTTTTATAAGATCCTTTCTTATCCAGAATCCACTACTTTGTAAATTCTCAATTTCTTTTTTTAAACTTTTTATCAGTCCTTTCTTCTTCGCTTTAAGCAAGACACCTATTGTTTCTGTCACTTTAAATCCGAACAATCTTGCTTTTTCTCTCACTTCATAGTCATCTAACAACACTAAATCCGCACCTATCTCTAAAGCTAAAACAATTACCTCTGATTCTCCTTCGTCAATTTGTGTTTTTAAAAGCTTAATTAAATTTGTATCGTCAACTTCAAGTACTTTAATCCATCTTGCATTTTTAATAACCTTAACTTCCGGCCTACTACCTCCTTCTATTACACACTCCTGATAGACAGCTTTTGGAATTTTTATTGTCTCGAATAAAAGATTCAATAAATCAAGCTTTCCAATCTTGGCAAGATGTATTATAGGAGAAGAATTACTAACTACTTCCATACTCTATATCTTCCATTAGCTCTCTCTCCATAATGCCTTTTCACCTTTCTCTCTGCTAATGCTTCTATAAATTTCCACTTACTAAGTCCGGATAATTTTCTTGCTAATCCCATAGAGATTATCCCTCTTTCATAAAGTGAAAAAGCTAATTCTTCTTTTATTTTTGCTGCTGCAATATCTTTAGGCAACTTCATACCTTCTAAAATTTCATCAGGAATACTTACTACAATAGGCATTTTTATCCTCCACTATTATAGCTAAATTTGTGTCAAAGATTTCCTAATATATAGTCAAAAATAAAAAATTCCCCACGCGAAAGCCCCAAGAGTGCGGGTAACCGCAGGCGTAAAGGCGTAGGCCACGGCCATGCCGAGAATCCTAAGGACGAAAAAAGTGGCCCCGCCCTTCACCAGCTCCCTGAAATGCGCATCCGCCTCAAGCTTCTCCCGAACTCTGCTTAGCGC encodes:
- a CDS encoding GNAT family N-acetyltransferase — protein: MISPHLFVQPKWLDLYKEAYFFSYLVKDEMVLPLVFKNRFGLRVITHPPLTPYLGLPKECATREALDFYAKSIKDKRPDYVYIAFPPGVHDLLPFKFAGFTVEVRYTYILDLEFDEEKLWRNMDKTRRNDIRKAYNDRLQVVSLDIQSVSIAAGLIRKTFARQGRSVPWLGLARRIMEKSLGEGWGRGWLVKQGDTPISFTFIVWDETTAYYLLGGYDQEKRHHGAGPLGMWEAIRFAKSIGLKRFDFEGSEIPSIERYFRKFGGVLTPYYAVRYMSPRFQIFHALYRMMKRI
- a CDS encoding sulfotransferase, yielding MKNFKYIAGLVYKTSNIMLSHIENFLACNVSSNNFKNPPLFIIGAPRSGTTILYQILINNFEYGFLSNLHCFFYGFPSLVQFFLRILNISVSCIPYHSHYGYVSGFLSPSECGSFWYRWFPKSPDFVEYVPAGSLRKMRKVLIFLERLFDRPLLFKNVYNSLRLQHFLSVMPESKFIVVKRKIYYNALSILIARVRISGSLSNWFSVKPPDIKANSPYEEVLDQIAAIYKYIEHFINVYPDKFLVIKLEDLVDNPQEELIRISSFYPWVRTSRNYPRFEGILNSSEVNKDLSVPEINTEKLKALVIDRFGNLDSYP
- a CDS encoding DegT/DnrJ/EryC1/StrS family aminotransferase, which gives rise to MDIAFRYGLRVVVRVLGGRRNALQDFLRKEGIDTAVYYPLSVHLQPALRRLGYRLGDFPVNETGCDEVTVFLLMFSG
- a CDS encoding DegT/DnrJ/EryC1/StrS aminotransferase family protein, encoding MAKILVDINVILDAVLNRDEISSALLDKLADSYHELFVTASMVAVLDYFLNKYNANKKEFKKKFFSRFKVITTTGMDALNALSFEDGEDALISLSFKRVAKDGLIITKDRKFPSNGLSVLTPEEALYNQELFGQEENKTISLLDLQKEYRHLMEEIDDVILKCASGGKYILGSEVSEFEQKLANYIGVKHAIGVSSGTDALVLSLRALAIKLKGKEYWDKEDLVITTPLTFTATGEAILRAGATPLFVDITLDTFNLDPEEVEKTLEKYENRVVGILPVHLYGHPCDMDRIMRLARGAGIFVVEDCAQSLGARWNGKQTGSFGDAGCFSFFPTKPLGGFGDGGMIVTDDDELADIIKMLRTHGGRDKNRPEHIGYNARLDTLQAAILLTRLKYLNEFTEKRRKIAEFYHKKLKGIDWLVLPVEHEKAFHVYHQYTVRVRGRNRDDVREGLREKGVHTMVYYPVPLHRMEVFRRTRMEIFGSLKNAETVSKSVLSLPIEPLYFERKDILEKVVSAFLECE
- a CDS encoding Gfo/Idh/MocA family oxidoreductase; this encodes MENNRFVALVGAGYWGKNLLRVLYELKVLHTVCEIDERIVAERMRKFPDVYYTSSYEEVLNNREIKAVVIATPAATHYEKAKQALLANKDVFVEKPLVLNLEEGKELIEISKYKDLILMVGHIFHYHPAIIKLKQIIKDGGLGKIQYIYSNQLNIGKFRTEENVLWSFAPHDISIILMLLEEEPFRVGAFGLAALNKDIFDVTITTLEFKSGIKAHIFVSWLHPFKERKLVVVGSKAMAVFNDVSDEKLVIYPHRIEWKNGKIPVAHKAECYTVEVEPLEPLKEEMKHFIECVLERKRPRTDGEEGLRVLKILKSCEDALREGKVIEIKGQIFESGSFFVHPSSYIDENVKIGEGTKIWYFSHILQNTIIGRNCIIGQNVMIGPDVVIGDGCKIQNNVSVYKGVTLEDGVFCGPSCVFTNVITPRAFIERKHEFKPTRVKQGATIGANATIMCGVTIGRYSFIGAGAVVTSDVPDYALFLGVPARHSGWVCKCGVVLTRKTKSEKREELVCANCGSKYILDGEKFIVLEEKI
- a CDS encoding flippase gives rise to the protein MNSLSVAAALSRLRAKLEADAHFRELVKGGATFFVLRILGMAVAYAFTLTVTRTLGASAWGIFALCLTVLQITSVIGRLGLDTALLRFIAQYNAQGKGATARSIYIKSVSLVIPFSLFLSVALYFLAPVLSAKVFGKEYLTPYMRLMAFAVLPFVLLYINSESLRAFKKIKEYTIFQNLLPFLIALFSLGIFFAYLHIKSTEAVIYAYVIGIGAAFLLSAASLREEFVKANGTKENVPLKHILSVSFPMLMSSSLFMVMSWTDTIMLGMWRTPEEVGIYNVAVRLSMITSFTLAAINSIAAPKFAEFWGKGDLESLKRVAQQSTKLIFWTSAPVLVLYLIFPGWFMGLFGEEFRMGALALVFLALGQCVNALCGSVGYILQMTGKEKIVYAVIFLACLINIGLNFLLIPMFGLYGAAISSFFSVCFWNIVMLFYIKSLYGFYTVSFGILSMRMGL
- a CDS encoding DUF2283 domain-containing protein produces the protein MKIYYDDKYDLLYIRFSEIEKENVKNVEVMEDIILDIGKDDKIVGIEILNASEKVNLKDILPIRYFSERSDLLIENRDFG
- a CDS encoding DUF4258 domain-containing protein, translated to MKIKLVNNFSKKIIFTNHALERAEERGATIEEIWEVLNTAESSLAKKGKYQKEKIFKFGKEWMGKIYEEKKIRVIYTEEEDNIVVITVYVFYGEWKMEVKK
- a CDS encoding PIN domain-containing protein, which produces MENIYANAFMEIFDFAIITKRDIKKAMFVKEKYKYNYWDSLIIASALENDCSVLYTEDMQHGQIIEGRLKIVNPFVGIS
- a CDS encoding type II toxin-antitoxin system VapC family toxin, coding for MNRVLDASALLAFLHKEPGAEFVELERSVISAVNWSEVLYKCLSWGVDIQGLREDLEALGLSIEPFTLQDAELAAGLWPQTRSLGLSLGDRACLALGLRLGLPVITADRSWKNLRLDIEVRVIR
- a CDS encoding AbrB/MazE/SpoVT family DNA-binding domain-containing protein, which codes for MEVRLDKQGRIVIPAKLRQTVELRPGDPLIVRVEGGRIILERKEAILERVKQRFAAVPPEVDLAEELIAERNAEVRQEG
- a CDS encoding DUF3368 domain-containing protein, encoding MEVVSNSSPIIHLAKIGKLDLLNLLFETIKIPKAVYQECVIEGGSRPEVKVIKNARWIKVLEVDDTNLIKLLKTQIDEGESEVIVLALEIGADLVLLDDYEVREKARLFGFKVTETIGVLLKAKKKGLIKSLKKEIENLQSSGFWIRKDLIKEILRVAGES
- a CDS encoding UPF0175 family protein codes for the protein MPIVVSIPDEILEGMKLPKDIAAAKIKEELAFSLYERGIISMGLARKLSGLSKWKFIEALAERKVKRHYGERANGRYRVWK